In Streptomyces sp. NBC_00878, a single window of DNA contains:
- a CDS encoding NAD(P)-binding domain-containing protein, with amino-acid sequence MGIGVIGTGAIGKTPARTFSAGGRDVQVANSRGPETIDAEVLEFGAQAVRAADAVQARTW; translated from the coding sequence ATGGGAATTGGCGTTATCGGCACTGGCGCGATCGGGAAGACGCCGGCGCGCACGTTCAGCGCGGGCGGCCGCGACGTACAGGTGGCGAACTCCCGAGGTCCGGAAACCATCGATGCTGAGGTGCTGGAGTTCGGGGCGCAAGCGGTACGGGCAGCCGACGCGGTGCAGGCAAGGACGTGGTGA
- a CDS encoding IS4 family transposase, whose amino-acid sequence MHPWVGLSDHVRLGVVTRWVTPELVAEVLEKCRVRDKKSGALPAGFMVYFTLALALFQQDSYDDVAEQLVGYQAELSGSIPNKSSFTRARRRLGPLVLETLFRELAGPLTSCGLESAFHRGMRLAAVDGFVLDVPDTTANRAAFGGPVKNGQPAGFPQARVVTLTECGTHAQVDAAVGGFNGGEPELAIKMAGSAAGMLVIMDRGFPGVALWKAYTGAGAHLLIRARSSVAARPVEHLPDGTYLARMNLAGQKGAHPGGVVVRVIEYRVDSGDVVRLLTDLVDPVAHPAAELAGLYHARWEAESAFRQIKTFQRGPVEVLRSGDPDLVRQEVWAHLAVHHCLTQVIVGLADDNGIDPDRVSFVKVLKHARRSVIRQCSDAPAKIKEFLAVLAAKVHRKLDNGARCLREADRHLKRPDSKY is encoded by the coding sequence ATGCATCCGTGGGTGGGGTTGTCCGATCATGTGCGGCTGGGGGTGGTGACCCGATGGGTGACCCCGGAGCTCGTCGCTGAGGTGCTTGAGAAATGCCGGGTTCGAGACAAGAAGTCCGGTGCCCTGCCGGCCGGGTTCATGGTCTACTTCACGCTCGCCCTGGCCCTGTTCCAGCAGGACTCCTACGACGATGTCGCGGAGCAACTGGTCGGCTACCAAGCAGAGTTGAGCGGGAGTATCCCCAACAAGTCCTCGTTCACTCGGGCGCGTAGGCGCCTGGGTCCGCTGGTCTTGGAAACCCTGTTCCGCGAGCTGGCCGGCCCTTTGACCTCCTGCGGTTTGGAGAGCGCCTTCCATCGCGGGATGCGGTTGGCTGCGGTGGACGGGTTCGTGCTGGATGTGCCGGATACGACGGCGAACCGAGCCGCGTTCGGCGGGCCGGTCAAGAATGGCCAGCCCGCGGGGTTCCCGCAGGCGCGGGTGGTGACGCTGACCGAGTGCGGCACGCACGCGCAGGTCGACGCGGCGGTGGGCGGGTTCAATGGCGGCGAGCCGGAATTGGCGATCAAAATGGCCGGCTCGGCCGCCGGGATGCTGGTGATCATGGACCGGGGCTTTCCCGGGGTGGCGCTGTGGAAGGCATATACCGGGGCCGGGGCGCATCTGCTGATCCGGGCGCGTTCGAGCGTCGCGGCCCGTCCGGTCGAGCACCTGCCCGATGGCACCTATCTGGCGAGGATGAACCTGGCCGGGCAGAAAGGCGCGCACCCCGGCGGGGTGGTGGTCCGGGTGATCGAGTACCGCGTCGACAGCGGCGATGTGGTCAGGCTGTTGACCGATCTGGTGGACCCGGTTGCTCACCCGGCGGCGGAGTTGGCAGGGCTTTACCATGCGAGATGGGAGGCGGAGTCGGCGTTCCGGCAGATCAAGACGTTCCAGCGTGGCCCGGTCGAGGTACTGCGCTCGGGCGATCCGGATCTGGTGCGTCAGGAGGTCTGGGCGCATCTGGCTGTGCATCACTGTCTCACGCAGGTCATCGTAGGTCTGGCCGACGACAACGGGATCGATCCGGACCGGGTCTCGTTCGTCAAGGTCCTCAAGCACGCCCGGCGCAGCGTAATTCGCCAGTGCTCGGACGCACCCGCGAAGATCAAAGAGTTTCTGGCCGTGCTGGCGGCGAAGGTGCACCGCAAGCTCGACAACGGCGCCAGGTGCCTGCGCGAGGCGGACCGGCATCTGAAGCGTCCGGACTCGAAGTACTGA
- a CDS encoding winged helix-turn-helix domain-containing protein: protein MRYAQGGGLTPKKQVARERLRLEAAERFARGEKTTDVARELRVGERQVEKWRRTWREGGAEALRSKGPMCVELLSPAQWERLVRELERGTMAHGWDGEQGWTLVRIRALIIRLFLVEYTVQGVWKLMRRHGWSPQVPARRALERDDASVERWRSEVWETVKPPRRPRMPTSASRTRQDRD, encoded by the coding sequence ATGAGGTATGCGCAGGGAGGCGGGCTGACGCCGAAGAAGCAGGTGGCTCGTGAACGGCTGAGGCTGGAGGCCGCGGAGCGGTTCGCGCGCGGGGAGAAGACCACGGACGTTGCGCGTGAGCTCCGGGTCGGGGAGCGTCAGGTGGAGAAGTGGCGCAGGACGTGGCGCGAGGGCGGGGCGGAGGCGCTGCGCTCGAAGGGGCCGATGTGCGTGGAACTGTTGAGCCCGGCGCAATGGGAGCGTCTCGTACGGGAGTTGGAGCGCGGCACTATGGCGCACGGCTGGGACGGGGAGCAGGGCTGGACGCTGGTGCGGATCCGTGCGCTGATCATCCGGTTGTTCCTGGTGGAGTACACGGTGCAGGGGGTCTGGAAGTTGATGCGGCGGCACGGCTGGTCCCCGCAGGTGCCGGCGAGGCGGGCGCTGGAGCGGGACGACGCGAGTGTCGAGCGGTGGCGGAGTGAGGTGTGGGAGACCGTAAAGCCACCGCGGCGGCCCAGGATGCCTACATCTGCTTCGAGGACGAGACAGGACAGGGACTGA
- a CDS encoding transposase — MGDRKATAAAQDAYICFEDETGQGLRPPKGHTWAPQGRTPVVRVRGSNRGRVSVAGVVCFRSGERSRLIYRLHVYRGRKGEAKSFGWQDYRDLIVVAHNQLKAPVVWVWDNLNVHLVDELALFFVENEEWLTVFQLPSYAPELNPQEGIWSLVKRGLTDFAAANLDHLSRVMKRKLKKIQYRSDLIDGCLTETGLIMSAG, encoded by the coding sequence GTGGGAGACCGTAAAGCCACCGCGGCGGCCCAGGATGCCTACATCTGCTTCGAGGACGAGACAGGACAGGGACTGAGGCCGCCGAAGGGACACACGTGGGCGCCGCAGGGCCGGACACCGGTGGTACGGGTGCGCGGCTCGAACCGGGGACGGGTCTCTGTGGCGGGTGTGGTCTGCTTCAGGAGCGGCGAACGATCGCGTCTGATCTACCGGTTGCACGTGTACCGGGGACGGAAGGGCGAGGCGAAGAGCTTCGGATGGCAGGACTACCGCGACCTGATCGTCGTAGCGCACAACCAGCTCAAGGCCCCCGTGGTCTGGGTCTGGGACAATCTCAACGTCCACCTGGTCGACGAGCTCGCGCTGTTCTTCGTGGAGAACGAGGAGTGGCTGACGGTGTTCCAGTTGCCGTCGTACGCTCCCGAGCTCAATCCGCAGGAGGGCATCTGGTCGCTGGTCAAGCGCGGCCTGACCGACTTCGCCGCCGCCAACCTCGACCACCTGTCCCGCGTCATGAAGCGCAAGCTCAAGAAGATCCAGTACCGGTCAGACCTGATCGACGGCTGCCTCACCGAGACCGGACTGATCATGAGTGCCGGATGA
- a CDS encoding TetR/AcrR family transcriptional regulator, which translates to MNVEGQQGRRPRADVQRNRAALLEAAQHHFLRFGVGASLEAVAKEAGVGPGTLYRHFPTREALLAAVLQTRSEELMARRADIAQLGDASEALRQWLRAMEEYFSAFSGLPEPLMTAARAQKPDNPLTLPCDLLIGTTDEYVRAAQLAGHARASVTGYDLFLAAVSVAWIKGTDATDEASLDRLRALIESGYRERDNQA; encoded by the coding sequence GTGAACGTCGAAGGGCAGCAGGGGCGCAGGCCCCGTGCGGATGTCCAGCGCAATCGTGCGGCCCTCCTGGAGGCGGCGCAGCATCATTTCCTGCGATTCGGGGTCGGCGCCTCGCTGGAGGCGGTGGCCAAGGAGGCGGGCGTCGGTCCGGGCACGCTCTACCGGCACTTCCCCACCCGGGAGGCACTGCTGGCGGCCGTGTTGCAGACGCGCTCCGAGGAGTTGATGGCCCGCCGGGCGGACATCGCGCAGCTCGGCGACGCCTCGGAGGCGCTGCGACAATGGCTGCGGGCCATGGAGGAGTACTTCAGCGCCTTCAGTGGACTGCCGGAACCGCTCATGACCGCGGCCAGGGCACAGAAGCCGGACAATCCACTCACCCTGCCCTGCGACCTCCTCATCGGCACCACTGACGAATACGTGCGGGCCGCGCAGCTCGCGGGGCACGCGAGAGCGTCGGTGACGGGCTACGACCTCTTCCTCGCGGCCGTTTCCGTGGCCTGGATCAAAGGCACCGACGCCACCGACGAGGCGTCGCTGGACCGTCTGCGCGCACTCATCGAAAGCGGATACCGCGAGCGGGACAACCAGGCGTAG
- a CDS encoding ISAzo13 family transposase encodes MRIPSEVRDQLALRFGVLFPHLNERQQRLALAAEARLLGHGGVRAVARAAGVSETTVRKGVFELEGGEGPLPDGRVRRDGGGRKNAEELDPLLVPALLALVEPDERGDPMSPLRWTTKSLRSLAGELTRQGHATSAPTVGRLLRENGFSLQANAKTLEGAQHPDRDTQFRYINDQVKDHQAGGEPVVSVDTKKKEVVGEFKNAGREWRPAGDPVRVDVHDFPGDALGKALPYGIYDLAANTGWVSVGTDHDTAAFAVESIRRWWSGQGRFDYPRATRLLITADAGGSNGYRTRAWKTELASFAAETGLAVTVCHMPPGTSKWNRIEHRLFSAITMNWRGRPLTSYEVIVQTITATTTHTGLSVHAELDPGSYPTGVKVSDVELNAVPLTGHAFHGEWNYTVHPRTAESAHSDSPAAGLDRGALSHPALTGMTSTALTALAEALATEWQALHAPDRTTRRDGGERRRAPGGGRRAKLDLADRVLATVLQQHLALPPTVLARLFTVSKDTIREATGEIRHLMDQHGHTHGPAAAHLTTLTGLFVYAATHGAALIPQAKPSP; translated from the coding sequence ATGCGCATACCGAGCGAGGTTCGTGACCAACTTGCCCTGAGATTCGGGGTGTTGTTCCCTCATCTGAATGAGCGGCAGCAGCGGCTGGCGCTGGCCGCCGAGGCCCGGCTGCTGGGGCACGGCGGGGTCCGGGCCGTCGCGCGTGCCGCGGGGGTGAGCGAGACGACGGTGCGGAAGGGGGTCTTCGAGCTGGAGGGCGGCGAGGGCCCGTTGCCCGATGGCCGGGTCCGCCGGGACGGCGGCGGTCGCAAGAACGCCGAGGAGCTTGACCCGCTGCTGGTTCCGGCATTGCTGGCGCTGGTCGAGCCGGACGAGCGGGGCGATCCGATGTCGCCGCTACGGTGGACGACGAAGTCGCTGCGGTCTCTGGCCGGGGAGCTCACCCGGCAGGGCCATGCCACGTCGGCGCCGACCGTGGGCAGGCTGCTGCGGGAGAACGGTTTCAGCCTGCAGGCCAATGCCAAGACTCTTGAGGGCGCTCAGCACCCCGACCGGGACACGCAGTTCCGGTACATCAACGACCAGGTCAAGGACCATCAGGCGGGTGGCGAGCCGGTGGTCAGCGTGGACACGAAAAAGAAGGAAGTCGTCGGGGAGTTCAAGAATGCCGGACGCGAGTGGCGGCCGGCCGGTGATCCGGTGCGGGTCGACGTCCATGACTTCCCCGGTGACGCACTGGGCAAGGCCCTGCCTTACGGCATCTACGATCTGGCGGCGAACACCGGCTGGGTCAGCGTCGGTACCGATCATGACACCGCGGCCTTCGCGGTCGAATCGATCCGCCGCTGGTGGAGCGGGCAAGGGCGCTTCGACTACCCGCGGGCCACCCGGCTCCTGATCACCGCCGATGCCGGCGGTTCTAACGGCTACCGCACCCGCGCCTGGAAGACCGAACTCGCATCATTCGCCGCCGAGACGGGCCTGGCCGTCACGGTCTGCCACATGCCTCCGGGCACATCGAAATGGAACCGGATCGAGCACCGGCTGTTCTCCGCGATCACGATGAACTGGCGCGGCCGCCCGCTGACCAGCTACGAAGTCATCGTGCAGACCATCACCGCGACCACCACACACACCGGCCTGAGCGTCCACGCCGAACTGGACCCCGGCAGCTACCCCACCGGGGTGAAGGTCAGCGACGTCGAGCTGAACGCGGTGCCGCTGACCGGCCATGCCTTCCACGGGGAATGGAACTACACCGTGCACCCCCGGACCGCCGAGTCGGCGCACTCCGACAGCCCTGCCGCCGGCCTCGACCGCGGGGCACTGTCGCACCCCGCCCTGACCGGCATGACCAGCACCGCACTGACCGCGCTGGCCGAGGCCCTGGCGACCGAATGGCAGGCGCTGCACGCACCGGACCGCACCACCCGGCGCGACGGCGGCGAACGGCGCCGGGCCCCGGGCGGCGGCCGCAGGGCCAAACTGGACCTGGCCGACCGAGTCCTGGCCACTGTGCTGCAACAGCACCTCGCCCTGCCGCCCACCGTGCTCGCCCGCCTGTTCACCGTCAGCAAGGACACCATCCGCGAGGCCACCGGCGAGATCAGACACCTCATGGACCAGCACGGACACACCCATGGCCCCGCAGCGGCACACCTGACCACCCTCACCGGCCTCTTCGTCTACGCCGCGACACACGGCGCCGCCCTCATACCACAGGCAAAACCCTCACCTTGA